CAGCAGGGATGTCGGGCGCTGATCTAGCTAATGTGCTCAATGAGGCGGCATTGCTTACCGCGCGTATCGGTGGCAATGTAATTACTGCTGATGCACTTGAAGAAGCTACTGATCGCGTAGTTGGTGGACCTCGTCGTAACTCTAAGGTGATCTCTGAAAAAGAAAAGAAGGTTACCGCTTATCACGAGGGTGGACACACTCTGGCTGCCTGGGCGCTAAAGAATATTGAGCGAGTTTATAAGGTCACTATCTTAGCTCGTGGGCGTACTGGCGGACATGCGATGACCGCACCAGAAGATGATCGTGGCATGTACAACCGAGACGAGCTCTATGCACGTTTGGTGTTCGCTATGGGTGGACGTGCTGCCGAGGAATTGGTTTTCGGTGAGCTAACTACTGGCGCTAGCGCAGATATTGAGATGGCTACCAAGATCGCCAAGGCCATGCTGACTGAATACGGCATGAGCCCCACACTCGGTCTCGTGAAATATGGTGATGAGCAAGGTGATCCATTCTCTGGGCGAGGCAGCCAGGGAACTTTGGAGTACTCGCCAGCCACAGCGGCACAAATTGATGAGGAAATGAAGTACCTCATGGATAAGGCACATGCTGAAGCCTATGAGATCCTCTCTCAGTACCGCGATCACTTAGATAAATTGGCTGAGAAGCTTTTGGAAAAAGAAACCTTGCGTCGACCTGACCTAGAGGTATTGTTTGCCGATATTGAACCGCGTGAAGTCGGCGATGTTTTCCCCAATGAAGATCTACGCTTCCCACGTCAAATTGGCCGCGAACCAGTAAAAACTCCAACCGAGTTGGCTATTGAACGCGGTGAAGAACCACCTAAACCATTTAACCTTCTTGATGCTTCGCGTGAGGCACGTGCAAAGCGCGCTGCGGAAAAACAACCCCCAGCACCGCAACAAACACCAGTAGGCGATTATGGTGCTCCTGCTGGTTGGACCGCACCTGGTTGGCCACCAAAGAATCCTTATACCGAGCACCCTGGCGAGAAGGCCTACCCTAAAGAGGAGATCGGCTTTAGTTTGCCAGAGCACGAACGTTCTGATTACGACGAAGGAAAACATCGTGCCGAAGGCCTTTGATTACCAGCGTGCTGAGGCTGCAATTAGGGAACTACTTTTCGCTGTAGGCGAAGACCCGGATCGGGAGGGGTTAGCAGAAACTCCCGCCCGGGTCGCGAGGGCGTATGCGGAGATTTTTGCTGGTTTGCATTCCGATCCGACTGAGGTGTTGGAAAAAACTTTTGCGGAAGACCACCGCGAGTTAGTTTTGGTCAAAGACATTCCAATCTATTCCACCTGCGAGCACCATTTGGTACCGTTTTTTGGTGTGGCGCATATTGGTTACATTCCGGGCGAGTCGGGTCAAGTTACTGGCCTGTCTAAATTGGCGCGATTGGTTGATCTTTATGCCAAGCGGCCACAGGTTCAAGAGCGACTTACCTCACAGGTAGCCGATGCGTTGGTTGCTAAATTAGGCGCACAATCAGTGATCGTGGTGATCGAGTGTGAGCATTTATGCATGGCTATGCGTGGCATTCGAAAGCCGGGCGCGAGTACCACGACTTCTGCCGTTCGCGGTGGCTTTAGAAGTAATGCAGCGTCGCGTGCGGAGGCTTTGTCTTTGATTCGAGGTAGCTAATGAATTTTGGCCGCACTGCCGTTATGGGCATTCTCAATGTCACTGAAGATTCTTTTTCCGATGGCGGTAAATGGTTGCGTTTCGACGCTGCACTCCAGCACGCCCGCGATCTAGTTGCAGCTGGTGCCGACATCATTGATATCGGTGGGGAATCGACTCGACCAGGTGCTACCCGAGTAGCGCCCGAGTTGGAGTTGGAACGAGTCGTGCCAGTGATTAAAGAACTCCACAGCGAAGGAATTAAAACTTCTGTGGATACTATGCGCGCTAGTGTGGCTGCTGCCGCTGTGGAAGCAGGTGTAGATTTTATCAACGATGTTTCCGGCGGACTAGCCGATCCGAATATGTATCAGGTAATGGCAGATAGTGGGTTGCCAGTATGCCTTATGCATTGGAAGACAGTGCGTTTTGGCGATGCTGCCGGTGCGGCTGATCACGGTGGTGATGTAGTCCGCGATGTACACCAAACTTTGCAACGATTGACTACCCAAGCACAATCCGCTGGGGTTCGGGCAGAAAACATTATCATTGATCCAGGGCTGGGTTTTGCTAAAACTGCAGCTGATAACTGGGCATTATTGCATGCGCTACCGGAATTTATTAACGGGGATTTTCCGGTGTTAGTTGGTGCTTCGCGTAAGCGTTTTTTGCAGCCGTTTGGCGCTGATCCTGCTACAGCGGCGGTGACTGCAATCGCGGCGCATTTAGGTGCATGGTGTGTGCGGGTGCACGAAGTAGCAAGTTCTCGTTCTGCGGTCGATGTAGTAGCTCAATGGAATAATCATGATTGAACTTAAAGGTTTGCGAGCTATTGGTTATCACGGTGTTTTCGAACACGAAAAACGTGAGGGGCAAGAATTTATCGTTGATATCAGGCTAGGTGTTGATATCGAGGCGGCTGGGCGTAGCGACGATCTGAGCGCCACGGTACACTATGGCGAACTCGCTGAGCTAGCACATGAGCTGATTGTTGGTGAGCCTTTTGACCTTATTGAAAAATTAGCTTATGAAATCGCTCAGGCAGCTTTAGCGCGTTTTCCACTTATCAACGACATCGCAGTCACCGTGCACAAGCCACATGCGCCTATCCCACTGACTTTTTCTGATGTGTCGGTTACCTATCAGGCGGTACGCTAATGCGCGCGGTGCTTTCTATTGGATCAAATATGGCAGAGAGTAAGCAGTTGCTATACACCGTATTTGATGAGTTTGCTAAAGAAACAATTGCGCATTCGTCGATACATCTTACTGCGCCTTGGGGGGTCACCGATCAAGCGGATTTTCTTAATGCAGTACTTATTGTTGAGGTTGCCGAAGGACCCTATGCGTTATTGCGTCGCTGTCAGAAGCTAGAACAGAATGCTCACCGAGTTCGTGAGCGTCGGTGGGGGCCACGAACTTTAGATGTTGATATTGTGCAGATCGAGGGGGTCACAAGCAATGATCCTGTTTTGTTATTGCCCCATCCTTGGGCACACCAGCGTGCTTTCGTGTTGGCGCCCTGGTTGGAGGCTGACCCAACAGCGAAACTGGGGCAGGAAAGCGTCGAAAAGCTTTTAAACGATGTGATAAAGGAGGCCTAGGAATGAAACGCACTTCACCTGCTGTACTCATTGCGCTGGGCGGATTTTGTGCAGCTGCATCATATATTGTGGTGAGTGGATTCTATGGTGCGATGGCAACAGTACCTATTGCGCCTGGATTGTTGCTGATTGCCTTAGCAGTATTGTGTTTAGCTTTGGTGTGGAAGTTTAAAAATACTGATCTAGGCCTAGATCGAACCCAATTGAATCCGATAGCAGCAGCGAATTTTTTAATTGTGGGTAAAGCTTCTGCTTACACTGGAGCAATTTTCGGCGGAATTTATTTGGGAATGGCAGTTTATGTATTGCCGAAAACCGCTACTTTATTAGCTGCCGTGGCAGACACCCCTGGAGTTGTGACAGCACTTATTGGCGGCATAGCACTGTCTGCTGCTGGGTTTTGGTTGGAAAGAACATTAAGCGTACCGCCTCCGGATGCGACTTAAGATTGAACTGAGGTAGGTTGGTTTTCATGGAATTCAAGTCGCGGGATGCAGCACAGGCTGCATTGGTTGTTCTCGCACTGATTGCAAGTGTCATTATGTTGTTAACGTCAAATGCTAGTTTTTTGCGCCTGGCGTTAATCGCAGCACTGTGGGCAGCAGTGATCGGTTTTTTCCTGGTTAGTAGGTATCGTACGCAGGCGGAAAAAGCACATGCTGAGCTAGAACAACAACGCCAGCTTCATGCAGTACAACTAGAGCAGGCACGACAAGAACTAAGCGTTGAGCGTGCACATATCGAAGCAGATGCTGAGCGACGGATAAAAGAAGACACCTTAGCCGAAATACGAGTTCAGCTTAACGACGTACGTGAGCAGCTTGCCCAGCTGACCGGACAACTCTACAGCGAACCAACCATGGTACAGGCAGAAGCTAAACGTATTTTTGAAATTGAGCAGGAAAAGACACCGGAGCCAACCTATATACCGGAGCCAGAACCAGTCGAGCCGGAGCCAACTTATATACCGGAGCCAGAACCAGAACCACGTCGTTTTGATACCGGCAGCTTTGGTTCTATTGATTGGCTACAAGGTGGAATAACTCAGGAAGAAGAGCCGAAACCACCTGTTGTTGCTGAGCATGGTCGTCGTCGCCGTGATGAACACAGTGCGGGGTTGTCGGTTGCTGATTTATTAAAGCGCCGTGATTGATGCACCGAGAATGACCATCGCGACCTTTGGCTACAATGAGTTCGCTGATAAATTAGAATCCGCTGGTCATACGGTAATTCGGGTCAGTGATCCTCGTGAGATTGCTGCGTGTGAAATGGTCATTGTTGATGAGGATGCTGCGGTATGTGCTGCTTTCGCTCGTCCTGGCCAGATTTTTGTGCATACTGGTTTCCACCGGGATTTAGCGCTTTTTGCTCCCTTGGTCGCACAAGGAGCGATCGGTTTTATTACCTTGCCGATTACTCCGCTGAAGCGCACAGTAACTGCTACCGACGAGGTGGCTGCAATGGTGGCAGAGTTACTGATCAATGAGGTTAATGCGCAGGCAATTCCGGTGAAGAATGAGGCGCTTGCGCAGCTTGTAGCCGGGGTTGCTTATGCTAGTTTTCTTAACGCGATCAGTTTTGAGGCGACCAGTTTACTAGAGCAAGCAGTAGATAATTATGATTTCGTGTTTGATATTCGTGCTGGTGCGCAACTAAGCCACGAGCTCATGGACGTTACTACCATGCAGGAGGCAGTAGAGCAGATTGAGCATAGACCATCGAAACGCACGTTTAAAGAATTAGCTCGTCGAATGGCTGAACGAACTCGTGCTCATGATGTGGAATGGTGGGCGATAGATGAAGGAGAATAATGGCTTTTCAACTTAAACAGTCCACTTCCGTTGACTTTGCGACGATCCCCTTAGTTGCACGTGCGTTTCGCAAACAGGGCAAGCCTGTGGTGCTTGTTGCGTTGAGTACTGGTTTACATGCCGGACATATTCGGTTACTTGATGCAGCACGCAGAATCCCAGGATCGGTGGTTATTGCTAGCCATGAAGGCATTGAATTAACCGGAGTCGATGCGCAAGTAAATATTAGCGATGAACAATTGTGGCCGCATGGGCGCCACGTTCGCCTTGATACTGGATTATGGCATGAAGATATTGAACCTGAGCTAGCTCGGTTGATCGCATTGATTTTGCATATTGGGCCAAGCGATCTCGTAGTCGGAGAAAAAGACTGGGAATTGCTGCTTGCCCTGCAAAAAACTGTTCGTGATCTGCATATTCCAATAAAGATTCATTCTGTGCCGGTAGTTCGCAATGCCGATGGGGTGGCGTTATCTTTGTCTACTCCAGGCGATATTGCAATTGCTGCCGCTTTGACTGCCGGTGTCTTTGTTGCTGATCAGGGCACTCAAGCAGTACTAGCAGCAGCACATTCGGTATTAGCCGCAGCTAACATTGAAGTGGAATACCTCGATGTAGTCGGCCAGCGGCTTATCGTTGGTGCCATAGTTGATGGTGCTCGGTATATAGATAATGCGGGTTTAGCCTAGTAAGTGGCGTTGATTTCTTTCGCTGTAGGAGGTTGTGCACCAGTGCGCGAAACAGTAATCGCTGCGGCTTGGGCAGCATAGGTTCCTACCTCACGCCATTGTTGGCTAGTTAGGTTGGTGCCGTGTTGGTGCAGTTGAGCTAGTAGCGCACCCATGATGGTATCGCCGGCACCGATGGTATCGGCAACAGTAGTTGGTAATGCTGGGATAGTGATGATTTCGCCATGGACATGGATTTCTAAACCGTGTTCACCGCGAGTGATTACTTTTATTGGTGCGGTGGGGTTATTAAGGAAATCATTTTCTTCCTCGCTGAGTTTGAGTAAATTCACACTTGGCAGTAATGAGAGAAGGAAGTCCCGGTGAGCATCGTTGGTGTAGAAGCTACGGATATTAGGATCAAGGGCGATAAAAGTACCTTGTTGATATAACCGATGTAGTAATTGCGCGTATCGGGTAGCACCGGGATCAAGCGCAAGCGATACGGTGCCGAAGCAAGCGATGTCGGTGTGCAATTCGGTTGGTGGGCTGACATAGCGATCGGCAGTACCTTCGATATAGAAGGTGTAGTTTGCCGAACCATCGTCGTTAAGGCTGGTAACAGCTAAGGTCGTGGGTTCGCCACCGCGTTGAACATGGCTGATATCAACACCTTCACTGATGAGTTTGGCAATAAGTTGTTCGCCAAAGGTATCGGTGGAAATGCGTGAGAGAAATTGGGTGGGGGCACCAAGGCGTGATGTTGCGATTGCCACATTAAATGGGCCGCCACCGAGTGCGGGCACAAGGTGTGAGTCCTGATTAGGTACAAGATCGACGAGTCCTTCGCCGCAAACGGTAATCATGGTTTTTAGTCTAATGTCTTGAGGGAAAAACCTGCTACCCTAAAGCACTGTGATAAACGAACTACCTGAGCAGCTAAGAATCCGCCATGAAAAGCGCGCAAAGCTTATCGACGAAGGCATTGATGCCTATCCGGTCATTGTTGATCGCACGATCAGCATTAGCGATCTACGCGCTAAATTTGAGGCTGTAGAAACCCTTCCAGAACAACCTGTTGAAGGCGTGACCTATTTGCAAGCCGGTGATGAGACTGATGTCGAGGTTGCAATAGCCGGCCGAGTGCTTTTTATTCGCAATACCGGCAAGCTGTGCTTCGCAGCGCTTCAGGAAGGCGATGGCACACATATTCAAGCAATGCTGTCACTTGCCGAGATTGGCGAAGAAAAGCTAGCTGCATGGAAGTCGTCTGTCGATTTGGGCGATATTGTCTCTGTACGTGGACGAGTTATTTCGTCGAAACGCGGCGAGTTATCCATTATGGCGAATACCTGGCATATGGCTTCAAAAGCATTACGTCCTTTGCCAGTGGCATTTGCGGATATGAGTGAAGATAGCCGTATTCGACACCGTTATACGGATTTGATTATGCGTGAGCAGGCGCGCACCAACGCAATGACGAGAATTAAAGTGATGCGTAGTTTGCGTAACTTCTTAGAGTCACGTGATTTCTTAGAAGTAGAAACTCCGATGCTGCAAACCTTGCATGGTGGTGCTGCGGCGCGTCCATTCCAAACACACTCTAATGCTTTGGATATTGATCTCTATTTGCGTATTGCGCCCGAGCTTTACTTAAAGCGCTGTGTAGTAGGTGGTATTGAGCGTGTTTTTGAGGTAAATCGTAACTTCCGTAATGAGGGTGTTGATTCTTCGCATAGCCCAGAATTTTCTATGCTGGAGACCTATCAGGCGTATGCAACCTATGATGAGGGTGCACAGCTATATCAAGATATGATCCAATACATCGCTCAAGATGTTTTTGGTTCTACCACCGTTACCCTTGTCGACGGCAGTGAGTACGACCTTGGCGGTCAATGGCCATCGATAGAAATGTATCCTTCGCTCAATGAGGCTTTGGCGCGTAAATTCCCCGGACAGCCTGAGGTGACTATTCATTCTACGGTTGCTGAGCTTGGTGCTCTTGCACAGGTAATTGGCCTAGAACCCGGTAAGGGCTGGGGACACGGCAAGTTTGTGGAAGAGATTTGGGAGCATTTATGTTCTGATCAGCTCCACGGGCCAATTTTCGTGCGTAATTTCCCAGTAGAGACTTCTCCGCTGACTCGGGATCATCGTAGTCAAGAAGGGGTCACCGAGAAGTGGGATCTCTATGTGCGTGGTTTTGAGTTGGCTACTGGCTATTCTGAGTTGGTGGATCCGGTTATCCAACGAGCTCGTTTCGAAGATCAAGCACGTCTTG
This DNA window, taken from Corynebacterium kutscheri, encodes the following:
- a CDS encoding 6PGD fold domain-containing protein, coding for MTIATFGYNEFADKLESAGHTVIRVSDPREIAACEMVIVDEDAAVCAAFARPGQIFVHTGFHRDLALFAPLVAQGAIGFITLPITPLKRTVTATDEVAAMVAELLINEVNAQAIPVKNEALAQLVAGVAYASFLNAISFEATSLLEQAVDNYDFVFDIRAGAQLSHELMDVTTMQEAVEQIEHRPSKRTFKELARRMAERTRAHDVEWWAIDEGE
- the folK gene encoding 2-amino-4-hydroxy-6-hydroxymethyldihydropteridine diphosphokinase, whose protein sequence is MRAVLSIGSNMAESKQLLYTVFDEFAKETIAHSSIHLTAPWGVTDQADFLNAVLIVEVAEGPYALLRRCQKLEQNAHRVRERRWGPRTLDVDIVQIEGVTSNDPVLLLPHPWAHQRAFVLAPWLEADPTAKLGQESVEKLLNDVIKEA
- the folE gene encoding GTP cyclohydrolase I FolE, whose product is MPKAFDYQRAEAAIRELLFAVGEDPDREGLAETPARVARAYAEIFAGLHSDPTEVLEKTFAEDHRELVLVKDIPIYSTCEHHLVPFFGVAHIGYIPGESGQVTGLSKLARLVDLYAKRPQVQERLTSQVADALVAKLGAQSVIVVIECEHLCMAMRGIRKPGASTTTSAVRGGFRSNAASRAEALSLIRGS
- a CDS encoding carbohydrate kinase family protein — translated: MITVCGEGLVDLVPNQDSHLVPALGGGPFNVAIATSRLGAPTQFLSRISTDTFGEQLIAKLISEGVDISHVQRGGEPTTLAVTSLNDDGSANYTFYIEGTADRYVSPPTELHTDIACFGTVSLALDPGATRYAQLLHRLYQQGTFIALDPNIRSFYTNDAHRDFLLSLLPSVNLLKLSEEENDFLNNPTAPIKVITRGEHGLEIHVHGEIITIPALPTTVADTIGAGDTIMGALLAQLHQHGTNLTSQQWREVGTYAAQAAAITVSRTGAQPPTAKEINATY
- the lysS gene encoding lysine--tRNA ligase — translated: MINELPEQLRIRHEKRAKLIDEGIDAYPVIVDRTISISDLRAKFEAVETLPEQPVEGVTYLQAGDETDVEVAIAGRVLFIRNTGKLCFAALQEGDGTHIQAMLSLAEIGEEKLAAWKSSVDLGDIVSVRGRVISSKRGELSIMANTWHMASKALRPLPVAFADMSEDSRIRHRYTDLIMREQARTNAMTRIKVMRSLRNFLESRDFLEVETPMLQTLHGGAAARPFQTHSNALDIDLYLRIAPELYLKRCVVGGIERVFEVNRNFRNEGVDSSHSPEFSMLETYQAYATYDEGAQLYQDMIQYIAQDVFGSTTVTLVDGSEYDLGGQWPSIEMYPSLNEALARKFPGQPEVTIHSTVAELGALAQVIGLEPGKGWGHGKFVEEIWEHLCSDQLHGPIFVRNFPVETSPLTRDHRSQEGVTEKWDLYVRGFELATGYSELVDPVIQRARFEDQARLAAGGDDEAMVLDEEFLAAMEQGMPPTSGSGMGIDRLLMALTGLGIRETVLFPMVKPEN
- the folP gene encoding dihydropteroate synthase, whose translation is MNFGRTAVMGILNVTEDSFSDGGKWLRFDAALQHARDLVAAGADIIDIGGESTRPGATRVAPELELERVVPVIKELHSEGIKTSVDTMRASVAAAAVEAGVDFINDVSGGLADPNMYQVMADSGLPVCLMHWKTVRFGDAAGAADHGGDVVRDVHQTLQRLTTQAQSAGVRAENIIIDPGLGFAKTAADNWALLHALPEFINGDFPVLVGASRKRFLQPFGADPATAAVTAIAAHLGAWCVRVHEVASSRSAVDVVAQWNNHD
- a CDS encoding DUF6779 domain-containing protein, which gives rise to MEFKSRDAAQAALVVLALIASVIMLLTSNASFLRLALIAALWAAVIGFFLVSRYRTQAEKAHAELEQQRQLHAVQLEQARQELSVERAHIEADAERRIKEDTLAEIRVQLNDVREQLAQLTGQLYSEPTMVQAEAKRIFEIEQEKTPEPTYIPEPEPVEPEPTYIPEPEPEPRRFDTGSFGSIDWLQGGITQEEEPKPPVVAEHGRRRRDEHSAGLSVADLLKRRD
- a CDS encoding pantoate--beta-alanine ligase; its protein translation is MAFQLKQSTSVDFATIPLVARAFRKQGKPVVLVALSTGLHAGHIRLLDAARRIPGSVVIASHEGIELTGVDAQVNISDEQLWPHGRHVRLDTGLWHEDIEPELARLIALILHIGPSDLVVGEKDWELLLALQKTVRDLHIPIKIHSVPVVRNADGVALSLSTPGDIAIAAALTAGVFVADQGTQAVLAAAHSVLAAANIEVEYLDVVGQRLIVGAIVDGARYIDNAGLA
- the folB gene encoding dihydroneopterin aldolase; its protein translation is MIELKGLRAIGYHGVFEHEKREGQEFIVDIRLGVDIEAAGRSDDLSATVHYGELAELAHELIVGEPFDLIEKLAYEIAQAALARFPLINDIAVTVHKPHAPIPLTFSDVSVTYQAVR
- a CDS encoding DUF3180 domain-containing protein — its product is MKRTSPAVLIALGGFCAAASYIVVSGFYGAMATVPIAPGLLLIALAVLCLALVWKFKNTDLGLDRTQLNPIAAANFLIVGKASAYTGAIFGGIYLGMAVYVLPKTATLLAAVADTPGVVTALIGGIALSAAGFWLERTLSVPPPDAT
- the ftsH gene encoding ATP-dependent zinc metalloprotease FtsH → MSKNRILQIASFASVILISLYLFSLFASDTRGYREVDTSVAIEQLTKNNVSEVEIDDREQRLRLKLRDSIDVEEKTGLTEIMTKYPARATQDVFTKVEKSNVDKFTTNVNQDSFLLSMVSYILPMLIVFGLIMWVFARMQSSGGIGMFGFGGSKAKQLTSDMPTNTFDDVAGADEAVDELHEIKDFLQDPQRYEELGAKIPRGVLLYGPPGTGKTLLARAVAGEAGVPFYSISGSDFVEMFVGVGASRVRDLFKQARENSPCIIFVDEIDAVGRQRGSGMGGGHDEREQTLNQLLVEMDGFGDREGVILIAATNRPDILDQALLRPGRFDRQIPVTNPDLKGREQILSVHAKGKPLAKDADLNALARRTAGMSGADLANVLNEAALLTARIGGNVITADALEEATDRVVGGPRRNSKVISEKEKKVTAYHEGGHTLAAWALKNIERVYKVTILARGRTGGHAMTAPEDDRGMYNRDELYARLVFAMGGRAAEELVFGELTTGASADIEMATKIAKAMLTEYGMSPTLGLVKYGDEQGDPFSGRGSQGTLEYSPATAAQIDEEMKYLMDKAHAEAYEILSQYRDHLDKLAEKLLEKETLRRPDLEVLFADIEPREVGDVFPNEDLRFPRQIGREPVKTPTELAIERGEEPPKPFNLLDASREARAKRAAEKQPPAPQQTPVGDYGAPAGWTAPGWPPKNPYTEHPGEKAYPKEEIGFSLPEHERSDYDEGKHRAEGL